A part of Desulfovibrio psychrotolerans genomic DNA contains:
- a CDS encoding sensor histidine kinase codes for MRPEQIIAFQETQLELLRRERAAALEALDLAASLGSFSASLSRQTEVMPILREICLRSRRMIDLVTTAIYLADDETGDFRLALCDNPEREQAVESTVTELIRDRSFAYALQTNGPCFFLSPEKGHILLHAISTSKRIRGMLVGELRQDRDDILDTTRKLFSVVMLSAAHALESQEVNRLFHEDNRRLEKKVQMRTQALTEANDQLRIVLNSLQAGVLLINARTGLVEDANPAALAILRAERGDVVGRPCMGTICFEQDEYCPFNSTFTQSVNGERSLTAHDGTVVPILESVKDIYLHGSKYYLKSFIDISEQKALQQLREDVENITRHDLKTPLNGIINLPDVVMGLGPVNEQQREMLQFIKDSGYKMLKLVNMSLHLYCMERGTYDYQPQPTDILPVIRTVLRDLRGTLEARKLRADITVQGLPAGENTNLILQGEETLLHSLLGNLIANAAEASPKDGTIHIDAHRQGAGSKETVLISVHNAGTVPKEVRNNFFGKFVTAGKKGGTGLGTYSAHLIARTMGGDITFTSSETQGTTVTITLPGGQAALPRSQPVSKDGAEITVP; via the coding sequence ATGCGACCGGAACAGATCATCGCCTTTCAGGAAACTCAACTGGAACTGCTGCGCAGGGAACGCGCAGCCGCGCTGGAGGCACTGGACCTTGCCGCCTCGCTGGGCAGTTTTTCCGCCTCCCTGTCCCGGCAAACGGAGGTCATGCCCATCCTGCGCGAAATATGCCTGCGCTCCCGCCGCATGATAGACCTTGTCACCACGGCCATCTATCTGGCGGACGATGAAACAGGCGATTTCCGCCTCGCGCTGTGTGACAACCCGGAAAGGGAACAAGCCGTGGAATCCACCGTCACCGAGCTTATACGTGACCGTTCCTTTGCCTACGCCCTGCAGACCAACGGCCCGTGTTTCTTCCTGTCTCCGGAAAAAGGCCACATCCTGCTGCACGCCATCAGCACATCCAAGCGTATCCGGGGCATGCTGGTGGGCGAACTGCGGCAGGACAGAGACGACATTCTGGATACCACCCGCAAACTCTTCTCCGTGGTCATGCTTTCCGCCGCGCACGCGCTGGAAAGTCAGGAGGTGAACCGCCTGTTCCACGAGGATAACCGCCGTCTGGAAAAAAAAGTGCAGATGCGCACGCAGGCACTGACCGAGGCCAACGACCAGCTCAGAATCGTGCTTAACTCATTGCAGGCGGGCGTGCTGCTCATAAACGCCCGCACCGGACTGGTAGAAGATGCCAACCCCGCCGCCCTTGCCATCCTGCGGGCAGAAAGGGGCGATGTGGTTGGCAGGCCGTGCATGGGCACCATCTGCTTTGAACAGGATGAGTATTGCCCGTTTAACAGTACCTTCACACAGTCCGTAAACGGCGAACGCAGCCTCACCGCCCATGACGGCACCGTGGTTCCCATTCTGGAGAGCGTAAAGGATATCTACCTGCACGGCAGCAAATACTACCTCAAAAGCTTCATTGACATCTCAGAACAAAAAGCCCTGCAACAGCTCAGGGAAGACGTGGAAAACATCACCCGCCACGACCTCAAAACCCCGCTCAACGGCATCATCAACCTGCCGGACGTGGTCATGGGCCTTGGCCCCGTCAACGAGCAACAGCGGGAAATGCTCCAGTTCATCAAGGATTCCGGCTACAAAATGCTCAAACTGGTAAACATGTCTCTCCATCTCTACTGCATGGAACGGGGCACCTATGACTACCAGCCGCAGCCTACAGACATCCTTCCCGTCATCCGCACAGTCCTGCGCGACCTGCGGGGCACGCTGGAAGCAAGAAAACTGCGGGCAGACATAACCGTACAGGGCCTTCCTGCCGGAGAAAACACCAACCTGATTCTGCAGGGTGAAGAAACGCTGCTGCACTCCCTGCTGGGCAACCTCATCGCCAATGCGGCGGAAGCCTCGCCCAAGGATGGCACCATCCACATCGATGCGCACAGGCAGGGCGCGGGAAGCAAGGAAACCGTTCTCATTTCCGTGCACAACGCGGGCACCGTGCCGAAAGAGGTACGCAACAACTTTTTCGGAAAATTCGTCACCGCAGGAAAAAAAGGCGGCACAGGGCTTGGCACCTACTCCGCCCACCTCATCGCGCGCACCATGGGGGGCGACATCACCTTCACCTCTTCGGAGACGCAGGGCACCACCGTCACCATCACCCTTCCCGGCGGACAGGCAGCCCTTCCCCGATCACAGCCAGTGTCGAAAGACGGTGCAGAAATCACCGTCCCGTAG
- a CDS encoding mechanosensitive ion channel domain-containing protein → MTMPLSRATISGSSCLRALFLPCFIALLLTVLAPVQGTASTSAQLGTFLEMKQRELDMLNSTERSIADAADQRLEEARTEYTAIKQQFGETLLTQRLSLAYPIEGRAMSRQLESMETRLRRTAESLRGISEQAAVRRDRLSSATTRDIAPAGSLPPDMQTLVEAYARQTAALRSRLDSQQEKADSQLKQATALLEKITAKRIEREAGLAASWQDYFFRNKEPLLSVELWKQPGSLPLWLSIRTASLMQELLIIKERAISAVLLSLFVLALAAAGGIPMLRAGLRAQQPAPELAARLHRAGFIGSLGFAMVFTDMRIFGGAAPAFSVFCWFLFGLGVLMGSNAVRKLVLPDFINISKAPVAWLFLIGGAILVSEMPGKLVVPLWTSTLVLFMAYMIRGHRRANPGPLALNVWFWMGIIFMLLAVAGYGRFSAFLCMFWFTAYVAYGVSAGLLAVLGRSMQSLPDEGGFVMVKGLVMGTASPLIWTGSTALGFYWLYQFLGEGILRSVGDLAISWQGFSLRFASVLVLAMLFYVARACVLLARGALDRMALRWPREQRGTALSLKTMATYGIWGLYGLVGLNILGVSLTSLTVVAGGLSVGIGFGMQTIFNNFFSGLILLFGRSIQQGDIIQVDNLWCVVRTISIRATVVETFDNASLIIPNSQLVTSQVTNWTKNNATIRRDMLVGVAYGSDTELVRQTLLRVASENPFVLPHPAPAVIFNDFGASSLDFILRVWINDIDNSLRALSDLRFAVDKAFREANIEIAFPQMDLHIRSAPGLQQVQAAPVMAAPETKA, encoded by the coding sequence ATGACCATGCCCCTTTCCCGTGCCACCATTTCCGGCAGCTCCTGCCTGCGGGCACTGTTTCTGCCCTGCTTCATCGCCCTCTTGCTGACAGTGCTCGCCCCCGTGCAGGGCACAGCCAGCACCTCTGCCCAGTTGGGCACCTTCCTCGAAATGAAGCAGCGTGAACTGGACATGCTGAACAGTACGGAGCGGAGCATAGCCGATGCCGCCGACCAGCGGCTGGAAGAAGCCCGCACCGAATACACCGCCATCAAGCAGCAGTTCGGCGAAACACTGCTGACGCAACGCCTTTCCCTCGCCTATCCCATAGAGGGACGGGCCATGAGCCGCCAACTGGAGTCCATGGAAACCCGCCTGCGCCGGACAGCCGAATCCCTGCGCGGCATTTCGGAACAGGCCGCCGTGCGCCGCGACAGGCTCAGTTCCGCCACCACCCGCGACATCGCCCCCGCCGGCTCCCTTCCCCCGGACATGCAAACCCTTGTGGAGGCCTACGCACGCCAGACCGCCGCCCTGCGCTCCCGTCTGGACTCCCAGCAGGAAAAAGCCGACAGCCAGCTCAAACAGGCCACCGCCCTGCTGGAAAAGATCACTGCCAAACGCATTGAACGCGAAGCAGGGCTTGCGGCAAGCTGGCAGGATTACTTCTTCCGCAACAAGGAGCCGCTTCTCTCCGTGGAACTGTGGAAGCAGCCGGGCTCCCTGCCCCTGTGGCTCTCCATCCGCACAGCCTCGCTCATGCAGGAACTGCTCATCATCAAAGAACGGGCCATCTCCGCCGTCCTGCTTTCCCTGTTCGTCCTGGCCCTTGCCGCCGCGGGCGGCATCCCGATGCTCAGGGCCGGACTGCGCGCCCAGCAGCCCGCGCCGGAACTGGCGGCCCGCCTGCACAGGGCCGGGTTCATCGGCTCGCTGGGATTTGCAATGGTGTTCACAGACATGCGCATCTTCGGCGGTGCGGCCCCCGCCTTCAGCGTTTTCTGCTGGTTCCTGTTCGGGCTGGGTGTGCTCATGGGGTCCAATGCCGTGCGCAAGCTGGTGCTGCCGGACTTCATAAACATATCCAAAGCCCCTGTGGCGTGGCTGTTCCTGATCGGCGGCGCCATTCTGGTCAGCGAAATGCCGGGCAAGCTGGTTGTGCCACTCTGGACATCCACCCTCGTCCTGTTCATGGCCTATATGATACGCGGGCACCGTCGGGCCAACCCCGGCCCCCTTGCACTGAACGTCTGGTTCTGGATGGGCATCATATTCATGCTGCTGGCAGTGGCGGGCTACGGCCGTTTTTCCGCCTTCCTGTGCATGTTCTGGTTCACCGCCTATGTGGCCTACGGCGTCAGCGCGGGCCTGCTGGCCGTGCTGGGCAGAAGCATGCAGAGCCTGCCGGATGAAGGCGGCTTCGTCATGGTCAAGGGCCTTGTCATGGGCACCGCCTCTCCCCTCATCTGGACAGGCAGCACGGCGCTGGGCTTCTACTGGCTCTATCAATTTCTCGGGGAAGGAATACTGCGCAGCGTGGGCGACCTCGCCATAAGCTGGCAGGGCTTTTCGCTCAGGTTCGCCAGTGTGCTGGTGCTGGCCATGCTCTTTTACGTGGCCCGCGCCTGTGTCCTGCTGGCACGGGGTGCGCTGGACCGCATGGCCCTGCGCTGGCCGCGCGAGCAGCGCGGCACTGCGCTATCCCTCAAGACCATGGCCACCTACGGCATATGGGGTCTGTACGGACTGGTGGGCCTGAACATCCTCGGCGTCAGCCTCACCAGCCTCACCGTGGTCGCAGGTGGTCTGAGCGTGGGCATAGGCTTCGGCATGCAGACCATCTTCAACAACTTCTTCAGCGGTCTCATCCTGCTGTTCGGGCGTTCCATCCAGCAGGGCGATATCATTCAGGTGGACAACCTGTGGTGCGTGGTGCGCACCATCAGCATCCGCGCCACCGTGGTAGAAACCTTCGACAACGCCTCCCTCATCATTCCCAACTCGCAGCTTGTCACCTCACAGGTCACCAACTGGACCAAGAACAACGCCACCATCCGCCGCGACATGCTCGTGGGCGTCGCCTACGGCTCGGATACGGAACTGGTGCGGCAAACGCTGCTCCGCGTAGCGTCCGAAAATCCTTTCGTGCTTCCCCACCCCGCCCCTGCCGTCATATTCAACGACTTCGGGGCGAGCAGTCTGGATTTCATCCTGCGGGTCTGGATAAATGACATAGACAATTCGCTGCGTGCCCTTTCCGACCTGCGTTTTGCCGTGGACAAGGCCTTCCGGGAAGCCAATATCGAGATAGCCTTCCCGCAGATGGACCTGCACATCCGCAGCGCACCGGGATTGCAGCAGGTGCAGGCCGCCCCCGTCATGGCGGCACCGGAAACCAAGGCATAG
- the corA gene encoding magnesium/cobalt transporter CorA — protein MFESIRHHSGKQGREAGDAVYAGEGKSFSPVLLHVAYTGTELEETVQTFPFVLPPLRTTCGGAREDADSRMTAAEAVPQGGSAGEHGRNTAAVAAGGVPAGAVPYCEGTGDKGAGEKGTGEKGTDNEGIGNAPSGTGIADTCEDAGGPSHLLILSGLHEAEQVQAVADWFGLHPLSVEDILNTGHRPSLEEYDDHVIMTFRQIEYEPGTLRLKERHAAVACRENVVVGFLEEPGPVWEGVLGRLRKGRGRVRRLGSMYLVIAMLDALVDGYYATLSAIGADMQELEERLGEGDMDEQALKDIYTLKRTVVGLRNALMPARQALGALHMNEAVEIDDGTAPFLADVKGHAEQVVESVQALLDLLSGMLDVQISLAGMRMNKVMKLLTIIATIFIPLTFIAGVYGMNFQRVPELEWEYGYYLALAFMGGLGGIMVYLFKKNRWL, from the coding sequence ATGTTCGAATCCATACGGCACCACAGCGGAAAGCAGGGAAGGGAAGCGGGCGATGCCGTGTATGCGGGCGAGGGAAAGTCCTTCAGCCCCGTGCTGCTGCATGTGGCCTATACCGGCACCGAACTGGAAGAGACGGTGCAGACGTTTCCGTTTGTTCTGCCCCCCCTGCGTACAACGTGCGGCGGGGCGCGGGAAGATGCGGACAGCCGCATGACTGCGGCAGAGGCAGTGCCGCAAGGGGGTTCCGCCGGGGAACACGGACGGAACACGGCTGCTGTTGCCGCCGGCGGAGTGCCTGCCGGTGCAGTGCCCTATTGCGAGGGGACTGGCGACAAAGGGGCTGGCGAGAAAGGGACTGGCGAGAAAGGGACTGATAACGAGGGGATTGGCAACGCTCCTTCGGGAACAGGTATAGCGGATACCTGCGAAGACGCAGGAGGGCCGAGCCATCTGCTCATTCTGAGCGGGCTGCACGAGGCGGAACAGGTGCAGGCGGTGGCGGACTGGTTCGGCCTGCATCCGCTTTCTGTGGAAGATATTCTGAACACGGGACACAGGCCCAGTCTGGAAGAGTATGATGACCATGTGATCATGACCTTTCGCCAGATTGAGTACGAGCCGGGGACGCTGCGGCTTAAAGAGCGGCACGCGGCGGTGGCGTGCCGGGAGAACGTGGTGGTGGGGTTTCTGGAGGAACCGGGACCGGTGTGGGAGGGCGTGCTGGGCAGACTGCGCAAGGGGAGGGGACGTGTGCGGCGGCTGGGGTCCATGTATCTGGTCATTGCCATGCTGGACGCGCTGGTGGACGGATATTACGCCACCCTGAGCGCCATTGGCGCGGATATGCAGGAACTGGAGGAGCGGTTGGGCGAAGGGGATATGGACGAGCAGGCGCTGAAGGATATTTATACCCTGAAGCGTACGGTGGTGGGACTGCGCAACGCGCTTATGCCCGCGCGGCAGGCGCTGGGGGCGCTGCATATGAACGAGGCAGTGGAGATTGACGATGGGACGGCCCCGTTTCTTGCAGACGTGAAGGGGCATGCCGAGCAGGTGGTGGAATCGGTGCAGGCGTTGCTCGACCTGCTCTCCGGCATGCTGGACGTGCAGATATCGCTTGCGGGCATGCGCATGAACAAGGTGATGAAGCTGCTCACCATTATAGCCACCATCTTTATACCGCTTACCTTCATAGCCGGTGTGTACGGCATGAACTTTCAGCGCGTGCCTGAACTGGAGTGGGAGTATGGCTATTATCTGGCTCTGGCCTTCATGGGCGGGCTGGGCGGTATAATGGTTTATCTTTTCAAGAAGAACCGCTGGCTGTAG
- a CDS encoding PEP/pyruvate-binding domain-containing protein produces MTEQPYCHRTGAEARFALYQELMARKVRTILLLSTPYDAWVMEEDCKLSERLVSEYRGLNLSQPPRLTWVSSFDEVPRVLEEQSFDMLILMSNFGPEDLRALRASVKAPHPNMPVVMLTHQAAEDTETLRSMGVDRFFVWTGNADLLLAIVKLAEDGLNVERDTETAGVRVIILVEDSPVFISSLLPILYRELVLQAQQVIHEGLNQEHRLLAMRARPKILVAENFEQAMEYFERYQHYVLGVISDVRFPRGGVQTEEAGVALLRGIRGRRGDIPLLLTSSESANGAKARDIPAFFVDKNSPMLLAEVRRFVAEQLGFGDFVFRDAQGGEIGRASSMHGVEKMLRTIPDDVFLAHCDRNDFSRWFFARNEFELACVMRPLSHNDFASPLMLRDYLLTLIRDRIRARQRGVVVTFHAGDFDPETDFLKMGKGSLGGKGRGLAYLFRLMARHEWLHAKYPGILIAPPRTVAVGTDAYDAFMRINNLKYLAKADGSGTEVTDEEVARQFLAGKMPGWLEHHLRAYLREVRGPLTVRSSSLLEDAQFQAYAGLYATRMLPNNHPDPQERLRQLLDAVRLVYASTCCQAPKAFSRRVKLRPDEEKMGLVIQEVVGRQYGQHYYPALSGVAQSHNYYPFGRMGTVDGVATVAMGLGKLVMDGGTALRFSPRHPQLLPQFASAADMMHNAQSRFYSLYMGQEGEDPPQACADRLVLRDVCDAEPAGPLSFLASTYDPREGVLRDTTDMPGARVLLFSQLLRHGQFPLSGLITDVLGVAEEAMGGAVELEFCVDMPEPGAKETDARYPAGRFALLQMRPMSARAEVRRVVITDEERRVAVCRSANALGNSERRDIRDIVFVRRESFDVSRTQEMAREIAAMNRALVAEGRPYLLIGFGRWGSADRWLGIPVGWQDISGVAAMVETAAENLRVEPSQGSHFFHNLTTLGIHYIMVGQQGDDLLDWAWLESLPVREEGVFTRWVRLEEPVVLKVDGRSSQCVILPGTDDR; encoded by the coding sequence ATGACCGAGCAGCCCTATTGCCACAGGACCGGGGCGGAAGCGCGTTTTGCCCTGTATCAGGAACTCATGGCCCGCAAGGTGCGGACCATACTGCTGCTCTCCACACCCTACGACGCATGGGTGATGGAGGAGGACTGCAAGCTCTCTGAACGGCTTGTCAGTGAATACCGGGGGCTTAACCTCAGCCAGCCTCCACGCCTGACGTGGGTTTCTTCCTTCGATGAGGTGCCCCGCGTCCTTGAGGAGCAGTCGTTCGACATGCTCATCCTCATGTCCAACTTCGGGCCGGAAGACCTGCGTGCGCTGCGCGCAAGTGTGAAGGCTCCGCATCCCAACATGCCCGTGGTCATGCTCACGCATCAGGCAGCGGAAGACACCGAAACCCTGCGCAGCATGGGCGTGGACCGTTTTTTTGTCTGGACCGGCAATGCGGACCTGCTGCTTGCCATAGTCAAGCTGGCGGAAGACGGGCTGAACGTGGAACGGGACACGGAAACAGCCGGTGTGCGGGTTATTATTCTGGTGGAAGATTCGCCGGTCTTTATATCTTCGCTGCTTCCCATACTCTACCGCGAACTGGTGCTGCAGGCCCAGCAGGTTATTCACGAGGGGCTGAATCAGGAACACCGGCTGCTGGCCATGCGCGCCCGCCCCAAGATTCTGGTGGCGGAGAACTTTGAACAGGCCATGGAATACTTTGAGCGGTACCAGCATTATGTGCTGGGGGTTATATCCGATGTGCGTTTTCCCCGGGGGGGCGTGCAGACGGAGGAAGCGGGAGTGGCGCTTTTGCGCGGCATACGCGGGCGGCGCGGAGATATTCCGCTGTTGCTGACCAGTTCCGAATCGGCCAACGGTGCAAAGGCGCGTGATATTCCGGCCTTTTTTGTGGACAAGAATTCCCCCATGCTGCTTGCCGAGGTGCGGCGGTTTGTGGCGGAACAGCTCGGATTCGGGGATTTTGTGTTCCGTGATGCGCAGGGCGGGGAGATTGGGCGGGCTTCCAGCATGCACGGGGTGGAGAAGATGCTGCGCACCATTCCCGATGATGTGTTCCTTGCCCATTGCGACCGCAATGACTTTTCCCGCTGGTTCTTTGCTCGCAACGAGTTTGAACTTGCCTGCGTGATGCGGCCTCTCTCGCACAACGACTTTGCATCGCCCCTTATGCTGCGTGATTATCTGCTCACGCTCATACGTGACCGCATACGCGCCCGGCAGCGGGGGGTGGTGGTCACCTTCCATGCCGGAGACTTTGACCCTGAGACGGATTTTCTCAAGATGGGCAAGGGGTCGCTGGGCGGCAAGGGGCGCGGTCTGGCGTATCTGTTCCGCCTGATGGCGCGGCACGAATGGCTGCATGCCAAGTACCCCGGCATTCTCATTGCGCCGCCGCGCACGGTGGCAGTGGGAACGGACGCCTACGACGCCTTTATGCGTATTAACAACCTGAAGTACCTTGCCAAGGCCGACGGGTCCGGCACAGAGGTGACAGACGAGGAGGTGGCGCGGCAGTTTCTGGCGGGCAAGATGCCCGGCTGGCTGGAGCACCACCTGCGGGCCTATCTGCGCGAGGTGCGCGGCCCGCTTACGGTGCGCTCATCCAGTCTGCTGGAAGACGCGCAGTTTCAGGCCTATGCCGGTCTGTACGCCACCCGGATGCTGCCCAACAACCACCCGGACCCGCAGGAACGGCTGCGTCAGTTGCTGGATGCCGTGCGGCTGGTGTATGCCTCCACCTGCTGTCAGGCTCCCAAGGCGTTTTCGCGCCGGGTGAAGCTGCGCCCGGATGAGGAGAAGATGGGGCTGGTGATACAGGAAGTGGTGGGCAGGCAGTACGGGCAGCATTATTATCCCGCCCTGTCCGGGGTGGCGCAGTCGCACAACTATTACCCCTTCGGGCGCATGGGCACGGTGGATGGTGTTGCCACCGTGGCCATGGGGCTGGGCAAGCTGGTCATGGACGGGGGCACGGCACTGCGCTTTTCGCCGCGGCATCCCCAGTTGCTGCCGCAGTTCGCCTCTGCGGCGGATATGATGCATAATGCCCAGTCGCGGTTTTACAGCCTGTACATGGGACAGGAAGGCGAAGACCCGCCGCAGGCGTGCGCTGACCGGCTGGTGCTGCGCGATGTGTGCGATGCCGAGCCTGCGGGGCCTCTTTCTTTTCTGGCAAGCACCTACGATCCGCGGGAAGGCGTGTTGCGCGACACCACCGATATGCCCGGGGCGCGGGTGCTGCTTTTTTCGCAGCTTCTGCGGCATGGGCAGTTTCCGCTTTCCGGGCTGATTACCGATGTGCTGGGGGTGGCGGAAGAGGCCATGGGCGGTGCCGTGGAGCTGGAATTTTGCGTGGATATGCCTGAACCCGGTGCGAAGGAGACGGATGCGCGGTATCCCGCAGGGCGGTTTGCCCTGCTGCAGATGCGGCCCATGAGCGCACGGGCGGAGGTGCGGCGTGTGGTCATTACCGATGAGGAACGCCGGGTGGCGGTATGCCGTTCTGCCAATGCGCTGGGCAACAGCGAACGGCGGGACATTCGGGATATAGTGTTTGTGCGGCGGGAGAGCTTTGACGTTTCCCGCACGCAGGAGATGGCGCGCGAGATTGCCGCCATGAATCGTGCGCTGGTGGCTGAGGGCAGGCCGTACCTGCTCATCGGTTTCGGCCGGTGGGGGTCTGCGGACCGCTGGCTGGGCATTCCCGTGGGCTGGCAGGATATCAGCGGGGTTGCCGCCATGGTGGAAACCGCTGCGGAGAATCTGCGGGTGGAACCTTCGCAGGGGTCGCACTTTTTTCATAATCTTACCACGCTGGGTATTCATTATATCATGGTGGGGCAGCAGGGGGACGACCTGCTGGACTGGGCGTGGCTTGAGTCGCTGCCTGTCCGCGAGGAGGGCGTGTTCACGCGGTGGGTGCGCCTTGAAGAACCTGTGGTGCTCAAGGTGGACGGGCGCAGCTCGCAGTGTGTTATTCTGCCCGGAACGGACGACAGATAG
- a CDS encoding sensor domain-containing diguanylate cyclase: MVLRSDKAKLVSVLSGIMLAAFVFIAVVNYQVSRRFIREEIVNSSLPLLRDTIFSEIHSDLMQPIHVSSVMANDTFLKDWALSGERDPELVRKYLLRIHEEFGFFSTFFVSAATGRYYHFNDVLKTVAREDEHDGWYYSFLDSPMIMRLDVDTNEAADNALTVFINYRVLDYDGNTIGVTGVGLHMETLARFFGGFAHLGGRTVFLTDTRGQVQVHPNTALVMKSGLADVTTPEAAAAVLKERNAAVDFAYEGDDGYVYLTARYIPEIDWYLVVQQPEQIALLSARENLVRTVGAGVLVTLAVLMVSVLTVNRYQRRLEEQARTDVLTGLDNRRGLEMKFALLHAMMGRGGLPFSLAVMDLNGFKDINDTYGHAAGDHVLQGFSRLAEECFRETDTIARWGGDEFMLLIMGGEAAAGAVLERFRERLAAEPVARADGRDIFVSVSCGLSAVLPEDTLDSAYLRADKAMYADKRDVAGPCAPYAPHSGGGER, from the coding sequence ATGGTATTGAGATCTGACAAGGCCAAGCTGGTATCCGTTCTTTCCGGGATCATGCTGGCGGCGTTCGTGTTTATTGCGGTGGTAAACTATCAGGTTTCCAGACGGTTCATACGTGAGGAGATTGTAAATTCCTCACTGCCGCTGCTGCGCGACACCATCTTTTCTGAAATTCATTCCGACCTGATGCAGCCTATTCACGTGTCATCTGTGATGGCCAACGATACCTTTCTGAAGGACTGGGCATTGAGCGGTGAGCGTGACCCTGAGCTTGTACGCAAGTATCTGCTGCGCATCCATGAGGAATTCGGCTTTTTTTCCACCTTTTTTGTCTCGGCGGCAACGGGGCGGTATTATCATTTCAACGATGTGCTCAAGACCGTTGCACGCGAGGATGAGCACGACGGGTGGTATTATTCGTTTCTGGATTCGCCCATGATCATGCGGCTGGACGTGGACACCAACGAGGCGGCGGATAACGCGCTGACCGTGTTCATCAACTACCGCGTGCTCGATTATGACGGCAACACCATAGGCGTGACGGGCGTGGGCCTGCACATGGAGACGCTGGCGCGGTTTTTCGGAGGGTTCGCCCATCTGGGCGGGCGCACCGTGTTTCTGACGGACACCCGCGGGCAGGTGCAGGTGCATCCGAATACCGCGCTGGTCATGAAGAGCGGGCTGGCGGACGTGACCACGCCGGAGGCGGCGGCAGCGGTGCTGAAGGAGCGCAATGCCGCTGTGGATTTTGCCTATGAGGGGGATGACGGATATGTGTACCTTACCGCGCGCTACATACCGGAGATAGACTGGTATCTTGTGGTGCAGCAGCCGGAGCAGATTGCCCTGCTCTCCGCACGGGAGAACCTTGTGCGCACGGTGGGGGCGGGGGTGCTGGTGACGCTGGCGGTGCTTATGGTGAGTGTGCTCACGGTGAACCGCTACCAGCGCAGGCTGGAGGAACAGGCGCGCACGGACGTGCTGACCGGTCTGGACAACCGCAGGGGGCTGGAAATGAAGTTCGCCTTGCTGCATGCCATGATGGGGCGCGGCGGGCTGCCTTTTTCACTTGCCGTTATGGACCTGAACGGATTCAAGGATATTAACGATACTTACGGGCACGCGGCGGGCGACCATGTGTTGCAGGGATTTTCGCGCCTTGCCGAGGAGTGCTTCCGTGAGACGGACACCATAGCCCGGTGGGGCGGAGACGAGTTTATGTTGCTGATTATGGGCGGCGAGGCGGCCGCAGGGGCTGTGCTGGAGCGTTTCCGGGAGCGGCTGGCGGCAGAGCCTGTGGCGCGGGCGGACGGCAGGGATATTTTTGTTTCGGTGAGCTGCGGCCTTTCTGCCGTGCTGCCGGAAGACACGCTGGACAGTGCCTACCTGCGGGCCGACAAGGCCATGTATGCCGACAAGCGCGATGTGGCAGGCCCGTGCGCACCGTACGCCCCGCACTCTGGCGGGGGGGAGCGGTAA